In Desulfomonile tiedjei DSM 6799, a genomic segment contains:
- a CDS encoding ATP-binding protein: MTIRTRLMSGYLILTMLVAVSGFFGWFAARDMLSSFEGSEERVHAIVATATDLSLHAKRLQTHLIWYLTFHNESQKQKLMDISSAIKEHVMDLDSVIKIPKAKEVAKEASKEAAALLSSVDKLIESHDRQYGDTGSFDISQYAGSLLDVSDLSSKLRSHGVKLAEIETDYLDRQEGIIAATKSMSFAQRAEGHLLLFLTLGDEVDRTKFYQRLSSLKQEIEVLEDRVVTSDGERLVSELKAHEKELFFAGDALVHAYDDAMTGKKRFILSHHSELLQDLRNATHQIDTIAMALAQMKLESEIRPKKVALAYAESLQHRILMVALTAIIVALMLGYWISRGILRPVTELTRAAREIGNGELGIRLAVPAGDEIGELVNTFNRMSEDLLRTTVRKDYVENIFTCMAEALIVTSAEGLVKRVNKSATDLLGYSEEELLDRPIESIVFDGLGNRLAHMAHEMGSCSKGEITLLAKSGQLVPAICSISQFAGSNGCVQGIVITAQDISELKRAQQELKTAHDELELRVQERTTELEIAKETITAERQKLFDILETMPVMVILLTPDYHVLFANRSFREIFGDHEGRRCFEYCFGLEAPCEFCETCNVLKTNEPHHGERVTAGGSIIDTYAFPFTDGNGAPLILKIGIDITVQRQTEKDLEKTLNDLVRSNADLEQFAYIASHDLQEPVRSVSNALQMLEKEHKGKLGQDSDLLIHFAIEQSRRMQALIQDLLKYSRIQSRGQTFTMVDTQEVLKHSILNLERLIGERGTKVTHSEMPTVFGDSTQLLQVFQNLIGNAIKFGREESPHIHVSAERGPREWSFSVQDNGIGIEAEYFDRIFEVFQQLNRTDTFTGTGIGLAIVKKIVERHGGRVWVESELGEGAIFRFTIPNGKQDES, translated from the coding sequence ATGACTATCCGAACCAGATTGATGAGTGGCTACCTTATTTTAACAATGCTCGTAGCAGTGTCAGGTTTTTTCGGCTGGTTCGCTGCACGGGACATGCTCAGTTCTTTTGAGGGAAGTGAAGAACGCGTCCACGCAATCGTTGCCACTGCGACAGATTTGAGCTTGCACGCTAAGAGGCTTCAGACTCATCTCATCTGGTATCTGACCTTTCACAATGAATCTCAAAAGCAAAAGCTTATGGACATTTCCTCTGCCATCAAAGAACACGTGATGGATTTGGACAGTGTGATTAAGATCCCAAAAGCAAAAGAGGTGGCGAAAGAAGCATCCAAAGAGGCTGCTGCTCTGCTCTCCAGTGTCGATAAATTGATAGAAAGCCACGATCGGCAGTACGGGGACACAGGATCCTTTGATATATCTCAGTACGCTGGATCCTTATTGGATGTATCGGATTTATCATCGAAGCTTCGATCTCATGGCGTAAAGCTTGCGGAAATTGAGACGGATTATCTCGACCGGCAAGAAGGAATAATTGCAGCCACTAAATCTATGAGTTTCGCCCAGCGTGCGGAAGGACACTTGTTGCTCTTTCTCACACTGGGAGATGAGGTGGATCGGACGAAGTTTTATCAGAGACTCTCTTCCTTGAAACAAGAGATCGAGGTTTTGGAGGACAGAGTCGTCACGTCGGATGGCGAGCGATTGGTTTCAGAGTTGAAAGCTCATGAGAAGGAATTGTTTTTTGCCGGCGACGCCTTGGTCCACGCTTACGACGACGCTATGACGGGTAAGAAGCGTTTCATTCTTTCTCATCACAGTGAATTGCTCCAGGATCTTCGAAATGCCACTCATCAAATCGATACCATCGCCATGGCTCTGGCACAGATGAAATTGGAATCGGAAATAAGGCCGAAGAAAGTTGCCTTGGCCTATGCTGAGAGTCTCCAGCATAGAATTCTCATGGTTGCTCTGACTGCAATTATCGTAGCCCTCATGCTGGGTTATTGGATTTCACGCGGAATCTTGCGCCCTGTGACTGAACTTACCCGAGCTGCCCGTGAAATAGGTAATGGTGAATTGGGGATACGTTTGGCGGTGCCCGCAGGCGATGAAATCGGGGAGCTCGTCAATACGTTTAACAGAATGTCTGAAGACCTTCTCCGCACGACTGTACGAAAGGATTATGTCGAAAATATTTTCACCTGCATGGCTGAGGCGTTGATCGTAACTTCTGCCGAGGGGCTCGTGAAAAGAGTCAACAAGTCGGCTACGGACCTCTTGGGGTATTCCGAAGAGGAACTCCTGGACAGGCCCATCGAATCTATTGTCTTTGATGGACTGGGAAATAGACTTGCTCACATGGCACATGAAATGGGCTCATGCTCTAAAGGAGAGATTACTCTTCTCGCCAAATCCGGGCAACTAGTTCCGGCAATCTGTTCCATTTCGCAATTCGCAGGCTCAAATGGATGTGTCCAGGGAATAGTCATCACAGCACAGGATATATCCGAACTCAAACGAGCGCAGCAGGAGTTGAAGACTGCTCATGACGAATTGGAGTTGCGAGTTCAGGAACGAACGACCGAACTGGAGATTGCCAAAGAAACTATAACTGCCGAGCGCCAGAAGTTGTTCGACATTCTTGAAACCATGCCGGTTATGGTAATTCTGTTGACTCCAGACTATCATGTCCTTTTTGCGAACCGCAGCTTTCGCGAGATATTCGGCGATCACGAGGGTAGACGCTGCTTTGAATACTGTTTTGGGTTGGAAGCACCTTGTGAATTCTGCGAGACATGCAATGTGCTGAAAACCAATGAACCCCATCATGGGGAGCGTGTAACCGCTGGCGGTTCTATCATCGATACTTACGCTTTCCCATTCACAGATGGGAATGGGGCGCCTCTCATCCTTAAAATAGGTATTGACATCACCGTGCAGAGGCAAACGGAAAAAGATCTGGAAAAGACACTTAACGACCTGGTCAGGTCGAATGCGGATCTTGAACAATTTGCTTACATAGCTTCACACGATCTGCAGGAGCCCGTCCGTTCCGTATCAAACGCTCTACAAATGCTCGAGAAGGAGCATAAGGGCAAATTAGGTCAAGATTCTGACCTGTTGATTCATTTTGCCATAGAGCAATCAAGAAGGATGCAGGCACTCATACAGGACCTCTTAAAGTATTCTCGTATTCAGAGTCGGGGACAAACTTTCACGATGGTGGATACGCAAGAGGTGCTAAAGCACTCTATCCTGAATCTGGAAAGACTTATCGGAGAAAGAGGAACGAAGGTTACGCACTCTGAAATGCCGACAGTATTCGGAGATTCCACACAGTTGCTGCAAGTCTTTCAAAATCTGATCGGGAATGCCATTAAATTCGGGCGTGAAGAATCGCCGCACATCCATGTGTCTGCCGAAAGAGGACCACGCGAATGGTCATTTTCAGTCCAGGACAATGGAATAGGCATCGAAGCAGAATATTTCGATCGAATTTTTGAGGTGTTCCAGCAGTTGAACAGGACGGATACATTTACCGGAACAGGCATAGGACTGGCGATAGTCAAGAAAATCGTGGAACGGCATGGCGGGCGGGTTTGGGTAGAATCCGAACTTGGGGAAGGGGCGATATTTCGTTTTACTATCCCAAACGGCAAACAGGACGAATCCTGA
- a CDS encoding GlsB/YeaQ/YmgE family stress response membrane protein, giving the protein MGILAWIILGLVAGILAKLILPGDDPGGFIITIIIGIVGGVIGGYIGTYLGWGTVTGFNLPSIGLAILGAIVLLIGYRIVAGGKHI; this is encoded by the coding sequence ATGGGAATTCTAGCATGGATTATATTGGGGTTAGTAGCGGGTATTTTGGCCAAGTTGATTCTTCCGGGAGACGATCCCGGAGGTTTCATAATCACCATCATTATTGGAATTGTAGGCGGTGTTATTGGGGGATACATCGGCACTTATTTGGGCTGGGGCACTGTTACCGGTTTCAACCTACCCAGTATCGGGCTCGCCATTCTTGGGGCGATTGTGCTTTTGATCGGCTACAGGATTGTTGCCGGAGGCAAGCACATCTGA
- a CDS encoding efflux RND transporter permease subunit, whose amino-acid sequence MWIVKLALRRPYTFVVAALVLLLLTPFVLLRTPTDIFPEIDIPVVSVVWWYNGLSAKEMEERIVYNHERMISTLVNDIEHIESTSYKGAGVIKVFFQPGASVDAGIAQITASGQTILRLLPPGATPPFIIKFNAASVPILQYSLASKKFSEQELQDMAMNRVKVGLATVRGASVPYPAGGKARVVAVDIDLTALKAKNLAPQDVVNAFTAQNFVLPGGSAKIGDTEYDVSLNSNPTVLAELNDLPVKTVNGAVIRVGDVAHVHDGYQPQQNIVRLDGVRGVLITVLKTGLASTLGVVDGVKKAMPRILSDLPPELDAKEFADQSIFVRAAVNGVVKEGVIAAGLTAIMILLFLGSWRSTFIIALSIPLSVLTSLAVLSALGETINLMTLGGLALAVGILVDDATVEIENVHRQMALGKPNVQAILDGAQEIALPAFVSTLCICIVFVPMFFLTGVARYLFVPLAEAVVFAMLASYVLSRTLIPTLVMWFYRNIEYRGHAPDPDSVRPWLRPFVATQIRFERGFSRFRDGYRKLLGAVLAHRIYFVIIFLAFCVGTLFLVPQLGENFFPSVDAGQFRLHVRAPGGTRIEETTRFVDRIEAVIREEIPSVELAGILDNIGIPSGGIPLAYIDNGLTGTADADILVSLKRGHKSTEDYVRRLRVRLNREFPGLTFYFLPADIVNQTINFGLPAPFDIQIVGRDRDKSRAVAARLVEKIRRVPGAVDLRIQQPADQPEFHFAVDRTKASQIGLTERDVANSVLLSLSGSSQVQPNYWLNPKNGIQYLVNVRVPEYPIDSVAALKAIPISANRPEKNDAQILANLTSMERGKGAPIFSHYNVMPVIDVFGGVSGRDLGGVLKDIGPLIEEAKKELPKGSFIILRGQAATMHESFTGLGIGLIMAVIFVYLLLVVNFQSWLDPFIIITALPGAMAGVIWGLYLTFTTLSVPALMGAIMSLGVATANSVLVITFARNNLRQGYNPVKAAWEAGVGRLRPVLMTALAMIIGMLPMSLALGEGGEQNAPLGIAVIGGLVLATFATLFFVPVVFSLLHRRTPVGSAVEQRSLIENQ is encoded by the coding sequence GTGTGGATAGTCAAACTTGCATTACGCAGGCCCTATACGTTCGTGGTCGCTGCTCTGGTGCTCTTGTTGCTGACCCCTTTCGTTTTGCTTCGTACTCCAACTGACATTTTCCCGGAAATCGATATACCGGTGGTGAGCGTTGTTTGGTGGTATAATGGTCTGAGCGCTAAAGAAATGGAGGAGCGCATTGTCTACAACCATGAGCGCATGATCAGCACTCTGGTCAACGATATCGAGCACATCGAATCCACCTCCTACAAAGGTGCGGGGGTCATAAAAGTATTTTTCCAACCCGGAGCATCGGTTGACGCCGGAATAGCGCAAATCACGGCAAGCGGTCAGACTATTTTGCGTTTGCTTCCCCCAGGCGCAACCCCGCCTTTTATTATCAAGTTCAATGCAGCCAGTGTCCCGATCCTTCAGTATAGCCTGGCAAGCAAGAAGTTTTCGGAGCAGGAACTCCAGGACATGGCAATGAATCGCGTTAAGGTCGGTCTTGCGACCGTCCGCGGCGCCTCCGTTCCATATCCCGCGGGCGGGAAAGCGCGGGTCGTTGCCGTAGATATCGATCTTACTGCTCTCAAAGCGAAAAATTTGGCTCCACAGGATGTGGTGAACGCCTTTACCGCTCAGAATTTTGTTCTACCCGGCGGTTCAGCTAAAATTGGGGACACCGAATATGACGTGTCTCTGAACAGCAACCCTACCGTATTAGCAGAACTGAACGATCTCCCGGTAAAGACGGTTAATGGCGCCGTGATTCGCGTGGGCGATGTCGCCCATGTGCATGATGGTTATCAACCTCAGCAGAATATCGTGCGTCTGGACGGAGTGCGAGGCGTTCTTATCACTGTTCTCAAGACTGGGCTGGCATCGACTCTTGGGGTAGTAGATGGCGTCAAAAAGGCAATGCCGCGTATCCTGAGCGATCTTCCGCCTGAGCTGGATGCGAAAGAATTTGCCGATCAGTCTATTTTTGTACGTGCGGCCGTAAACGGTGTAGTAAAGGAAGGCGTTATCGCTGCAGGACTAACGGCGATCATGATTCTGCTCTTCCTCGGTTCCTGGCGCAGCACATTCATCATAGCGCTGTCGATACCTCTTTCCGTTCTGACATCCCTTGCCGTTCTCAGTGCCCTCGGAGAGACTATTAACCTTATGACCCTCGGCGGTCTGGCGCTCGCTGTTGGAATCCTCGTGGACGATGCCACCGTCGAGATTGAGAACGTTCACCGCCAGATGGCGTTAGGCAAGCCGAACGTTCAGGCAATACTCGATGGTGCCCAGGAAATCGCCTTACCGGCTTTTGTGTCAACGCTTTGCATCTGCATAGTGTTCGTGCCAATGTTCTTTCTCACCGGAGTTGCACGTTATCTTTTTGTACCCCTGGCTGAAGCAGTGGTATTCGCTATGCTGGCAAGTTATGTACTATCTCGCACCCTGATTCCGACCCTGGTCATGTGGTTTTATCGCAATATAGAGTATCGCGGCCACGCTCCCGATCCGGACTCGGTAAGGCCCTGGCTTCGACCGTTTGTGGCTACTCAAATCCGGTTTGAACGAGGCTTTTCCAGGTTTCGGGATGGCTATCGGAAACTCTTGGGTGCTGTGCTGGCACATCGGATATATTTCGTGATTATATTTCTGGCGTTCTGCGTAGGTACGTTATTTCTTGTTCCGCAGCTTGGCGAGAACTTCTTTCCGTCTGTAGATGCGGGCCAATTCAGGTTGCACGTTCGGGCACCCGGAGGGACACGGATCGAAGAGACCACCAGGTTCGTAGACCGGATCGAGGCAGTGATCCGAGAGGAAATTCCGTCTGTGGAGCTTGCCGGCATTCTTGATAATATCGGTATTCCCTCCGGCGGCATTCCGCTCGCCTATATCGATAACGGTCTCACAGGCACAGCCGATGCAGACATCCTCGTTTCGTTGAAACGCGGTCACAAAAGCACTGAAGATTACGTGCGTCGCCTTCGTGTCCGTCTTAACAGGGAATTTCCGGGGCTTACCTTCTATTTTTTGCCGGCTGACATTGTGAACCAGACGATCAACTTTGGGTTACCTGCTCCCTTCGATATCCAAATCGTCGGTCGCGATCGTGACAAAAGCAGGGCTGTCGCTGCTCGGCTTGTAGAAAAGATTCGCCGAGTCCCTGGTGCTGTCGATCTGCGTATCCAACAACCGGCTGACCAGCCCGAGTTTCACTTCGCCGTTGACCGAACCAAGGCGTCACAAATAGGACTCACCGAACGCGACGTTGCCAACTCGGTACTCTTGAGTCTCAGCGGCAGCAGCCAGGTACAACCCAATTACTGGCTTAACCCCAAGAACGGCATCCAATATCTCGTCAACGTTAGGGTGCCTGAATATCCAATAGATTCGGTTGCCGCGCTCAAGGCGATTCCGATAAGCGCAAATCGTCCGGAGAAAAATGACGCACAGATTCTCGCTAATCTCACGTCGATGGAACGCGGGAAAGGAGCGCCCATCTTTTCCCACTACAATGTAATGCCCGTAATCGATGTGTTCGGCGGCGTAAGTGGTCGCGATTTGGGCGGCGTGCTGAAGGATATCGGTCCTCTAATCGAAGAGGCGAAAAAGGAGTTGCCAAAGGGGAGTTTCATCATTTTACGCGGCCAGGCGGCCACAATGCATGAAAGTTTCACGGGGCTCGGCATAGGACTGATCATGGCAGTGATCTTCGTCTACTTGCTCTTGGTGGTAAACTTCCAAAGCTGGCTAGACCCGTTCATCATCATCACGGCTTTGCCGGGCGCAATGGCAGGCGTAATATGGGGACTCTATCTCACATTCACGACATTGAGCGTCCCTGCATTAATGGGAGCAATCATGAGCCTTGGAGTTGCAACGGCCAATTCCGTGCTCGTAATCACCTTTGCACGAAACAATCTCCGGCAGGGATATAACCCTGTGAAAGCAGCCTGGGAAGCAGGCGTCGGGCGGCTACGACCAGTCCTCATGACTGCCCTTGCGATGATCATTGGCATGCTCCCAATGTCGCTCGCTCTGGGAGAAGGGGGCGAGCAGAATGCTCCACTTGGCATCGCAGTAATTGGCGGGCTGGTTCTCGCTACCTTCGCCACACTCTTCTTTGTCCCGGTTGTTTTTAGCTTGCTTCACCGGCGTACACCTGTAGGTTCGGCGGTTGAGCAACGCAGTTTGATAGAAAATCAATGA
- a CDS encoding efflux RND transporter periplasmic adaptor subunit, with amino-acid sequence MDSKQNEPHGQTVVRKASSKSWLAVIIIAVIVIGVIAGLIPRSRQQSNLRAEILESSIPTVTVVSPAPGQSGCRLPIPAEIKPWVETPIYARANGYLKNRLVDIGDHVEAGQLLAEIDTPELDQELERAKALQVQAEAALELSRVTSSRWAGLSKTRVVSDQENEEKQADFKLKEAATESARAEVRRLEKLKSFTSVLAPFAGTITVRNIDSGDLIVAAGGKELFHLAQTQRLRVFVQVPQAIARSIHPGQNAEMTIPEMPGQVFIAKVVRTAGVIASDSRTLLVELNVDNPRNEIVAGSYAQVRFTEAQMVSALTLPANTVMFRPEGPQVGVVKDGSRVELRTVKLGRDFGRTIEVLTGVDEKDRVIVNPADSLASGAAVSIRETIKKEKAQRR; translated from the coding sequence ATGGATTCAAAGCAAAATGAGCCACATGGGCAGACCGTTGTTCGAAAGGCATCGTCAAAGTCCTGGCTTGCAGTCATCATTATTGCGGTGATTGTCATTGGTGTGATTGCCGGCCTGATACCGCGCTCGCGTCAGCAATCCAATTTGCGTGCTGAGATACTGGAATCGTCTATTCCCACGGTCACCGTTGTTTCGCCCGCGCCAGGACAATCCGGATGTCGTCTTCCGATTCCGGCAGAGATCAAGCCCTGGGTTGAGACGCCAATTTATGCACGTGCCAATGGTTATCTCAAAAATCGATTAGTGGATATTGGTGACCACGTCGAAGCTGGACAGCTCTTGGCCGAGATCGATACTCCGGAGCTCGACCAGGAGCTTGAACGGGCCAAGGCATTGCAAGTCCAGGCCGAGGCAGCACTCGAGCTTTCCAGGGTCACTTCATCTCGCTGGGCGGGCCTTTCCAAAACACGAGTTGTGAGCGACCAGGAAAATGAGGAAAAGCAAGCTGATTTTAAGCTAAAAGAGGCGGCCACCGAGTCAGCCCGTGCTGAGGTCCGCCGACTGGAAAAACTCAAATCTTTCACCAGCGTGCTTGCTCCCTTTGCCGGTACCATAACGGTTCGCAATATCGACTCAGGCGACCTCATCGTAGCAGCCGGAGGCAAGGAACTGTTTCATCTGGCGCAGACTCAGAGGCTTCGGGTTTTCGTCCAGGTGCCCCAGGCGATCGCCCGGAGCATCCATCCGGGCCAGAATGCAGAGATGACTATTCCGGAGATGCCGGGTCAGGTCTTCATAGCCAAGGTGGTCCGGACCGCAGGAGTAATAGCTTCCGATTCGAGGACTCTCCTGGTGGAGCTCAATGTAGACAACCCCAGAAACGAGATTGTTGCAGGAAGCTACGCACAGGTCCGCTTTACCGAAGCGCAGATGGTATCGGCACTGACGCTTCCGGCGAACACCGTCATGTTTCGCCCGGAAGGACCTCAGGTCGGAGTCGTGAAGGATGGTAGCAGGGTTGAGTTACGCACTGTGAAGCTCGGCCGGGACTTTGGCCGGACAATTGAGGTACTCACGGGTGTAGACGAGAAAGATCGCGTCATTGTAAACCCCGCGGACTCACTTGCAAGCGGAGCCGCAGTATCCATAAGGGAAACGATCAAGAAGGAAAAAGCCCAGCGAAGATGA
- a CDS encoding TOBE domain-containing protein yields the protein MQKGKNKRSDSSNLMFERADFGLLNPARIYAPGETKCLDPTELASLEQSFRSWAQDSPRTDVRASRKRILLIFLLIRYTGARLNEVLALDLSKHIDIPKQIVRFRDADEIETSQREVQISSELISEIQEIMTDLDSQGEANWSLRVDAAHVRRKFYERAVQCGFAQDLGSPNAIRRARAVELMQSNMPLPVVQRVLGHSTPNLTASLVDFSQEEVRQVERHFIEKESRRKTSARNTFFGKISTIQKGDIQSQVELVTIGGDIITTVITNNSLNRLGIKQGSLIAAEVKAPWVILQKAKTKPSCTAENMLHGTVTQILRGKLTTEFTVRIQDGTDLCSLVTEESRRRLAINEGDKVWVVFNSFAVILRAD from the coding sequence ATGCAAAAGGGCAAAAATAAGAGATCTGATTCTTCGAATCTCATGTTTGAGCGTGCAGATTTCGGTCTCCTGAATCCCGCCCGCATCTATGCTCCAGGAGAAACCAAATGTCTCGACCCTACTGAGCTGGCGAGTTTGGAGCAGTCTTTCCGCTCATGGGCACAGGATTCACCACGAACAGATGTAAGGGCGTCCAGAAAACGGATTCTTTTGATTTTTCTCCTAATTCGTTATACAGGGGCACGGCTTAATGAAGTGTTGGCTCTTGATCTCAGCAAACATATTGACATCCCTAAACAGATTGTTCGTTTTCGAGATGCTGATGAGATCGAGACCTCGCAACGCGAAGTTCAGATTTCATCCGAGTTGATATCTGAGATTCAGGAGATAATGACCGATCTTGATTCTCAAGGAGAGGCGAATTGGTCATTAAGGGTAGACGCCGCTCATGTTAGAAGGAAGTTCTATGAACGTGCTGTGCAGTGCGGTTTTGCGCAGGACCTGGGCTCCCCGAATGCCATTCGCCGGGCGCGCGCAGTCGAGTTGATGCAGAGCAACATGCCTCTGCCGGTGGTTCAGAGAGTTCTCGGCCATTCCACTCCCAATCTCACAGCTTCTCTCGTCGATTTTTCTCAGGAAGAAGTCCGTCAGGTAGAGCGACATTTTATTGAAAAGGAAAGCAGACGGAAAACAAGCGCTCGCAACACATTCTTCGGTAAAATCAGCACAATACAGAAGGGAGACATTCAGTCCCAAGTGGAACTCGTCACCATTGGCGGAGACATTATCACCACTGTCATCACGAATAACAGTCTGAACCGGTTGGGGATCAAACAAGGCTCGTTAATTGCCGCTGAAGTAAAAGCCCCCTGGGTAATATTGCAGAAAGCTAAGACAAAACCTTCATGCACGGCCGAGAATATGCTTCACGGCACAGTGACGCAAATACTTCGCGGGAAACTCACAACCGAATTTACCGTTCGTATCCAAGACGGTACTGACTTGTGCTCCCTGGTAACAGAGGAGAGCAGGCGCAGGCTCGCTATCAACGAAGGAGATAAGGTTTGGGTTGTGTTCAACAGCTTTGCCGTAATTCTGCGTGCGGATTAG
- a CDS encoding universal stress protein, with protein MLPKKILFCTDFSENSEPARQLAVDYAKAFGANLLITHVIDSSGFPNYVDWVGEELGQILNRTEETANARLKSLSKECEPITGGVRTFCRIGLPSQEIVSLADEKAVDLIVVGTHGRTGVKHLVMGSIARSVLKTAHRPVLIVEAPSGKGESSERPHEIPVPTIRSC; from the coding sequence ATGCTTCCCAAGAAAATCCTCTTCTGCACTGATTTTTCGGAGAATAGCGAACCCGCTCGGCAATTGGCTGTGGACTATGCAAAAGCCTTCGGAGCTAATCTGCTCATAACTCATGTGATTGATTCGAGTGGATTTCCAAATTATGTGGACTGGGTGGGTGAGGAACTCGGCCAAATTCTCAATCGGACGGAAGAAACAGCCAATGCTCGCCTCAAATCATTGTCCAAGGAGTGCGAACCAATTACAGGGGGAGTGAGAACCTTCTGTAGAATCGGCTTACCGTCCCAGGAGATTGTCTCTCTGGCGGATGAAAAAGCAGTCGATCTGATAGTAGTGGGCACGCACGGACGGACTGGAGTAAAGCACCTGGTCATGGGGAGCATAGCTCGAAGTGTTTTGAAAACTGCTCATCGACCTGTGTTGATTGTAGAAGCTCCATCCGGCAAGGGCGAATCATCTGAAAGGCCTCATGAAATTCCCGTGCCAACGATCAGATCATGCTAG
- a CDS encoding sulfite exporter TauE/SafE family protein produces the protein MIFPVSGVETAIWIPPLVGLVISFFTSMGGISGAFLILPFQMSVLGFTSPAVTPTNLVFNVVGIPSAVYKYFKEGRMNWPLAWNIIAGTVPGLVLGLFIRVWYLPDPKAFKLFAGCVLFYIGGRMLYQLIADRSTKTSEKAAEIKMRQHAKVQTAGSNPGRPVICTTKWTLTCTEYEFFGECFRFHTLGLFALSLVVGLIGGVYGIGGGAIIAPFIVSFFGLPIHTIAGATLMGTCVTSIGGVIFYELFGPYVALPGQSVRPDWLLGFLFGIGGFAGMYLGASCQKHVPAAIIRPALAIVITGVGVRYIIGYFT, from the coding sequence ATGATATTCCCTGTTTCTGGAGTTGAAACGGCTATCTGGATTCCACCACTTGTAGGTTTGGTAATTTCCTTTTTCACTTCAATGGGCGGGATATCCGGAGCCTTTCTCATCTTGCCTTTTCAGATGAGCGTACTAGGTTTCACAAGCCCGGCAGTAACCCCAACGAATCTGGTATTCAATGTCGTCGGCATTCCCAGCGCAGTATACAAGTACTTCAAAGAAGGCAGGATGAACTGGCCTTTGGCTTGGAACATCATTGCCGGCACTGTGCCAGGACTTGTGCTCGGGCTTTTTATACGTGTGTGGTACCTGCCGGATCCTAAGGCATTCAAGCTGTTTGCCGGCTGCGTTCTCTTTTACATCGGCGGACGTATGCTTTATCAACTGATTGCCGACCGAAGCACGAAGACATCGGAGAAGGCGGCGGAAATCAAGATGCGCCAGCACGCAAAGGTACAAACCGCGGGCTCAAATCCAGGTCGGCCTGTCATTTGTACGACCAAATGGACCCTTACCTGCACTGAGTACGAATTTTTCGGAGAATGCTTCCGTTTCCATACATTGGGACTTTTTGCTCTTTCACTCGTAGTGGGTTTGATCGGGGGCGTTTATGGAATTGGCGGCGGCGCGATAATAGCCCCGTTCATCGTTTCCTTTTTCGGACTGCCGATTCACACCATTGCCGGCGCCACGCTCATGGGAACCTGTGTCACATCCATCGGGGGAGTCATATTTTATGAGCTTTTTGGTCCATACGTGGCTCTACCGGGTCAATCTGTCCGACCGGATTGGCTTTTGGGCTTTCTGTTCGGCATTGGTGGTTTCGCTGGAATGTATTTAGGAGCCTCCTGCCAAAAGCATGTCCCGGCCGCAATCATTCGACCGGCTCTGGCTATCGTTATAACGGGAGTCGGCGTGAGATATATTATTGGATATTTTACTTGA
- the tsoR gene encoding ArsR/SmtB-type metalloregulator TsoR, with protein MPPKERDKSLELNGSLGVVAFVGKSLSDENRLRILLSLCNGRKTVSTIVEELGLSQPLVSHHLKELRHCLLVKVERKGLFVYYEIADERIIDIVRQLAHLATDLLSQRDTF; from the coding sequence GTGCCCCCCAAGGAAAGAGACAAATCCCTGGAATTGAACGGTAGCCTAGGCGTGGTCGCATTTGTGGGAAAAAGTCTGTCCGATGAAAACCGTCTCAGAATCCTCTTGTCTCTGTGCAATGGCAGAAAGACTGTCTCCACAATAGTTGAGGAACTGGGCTTGTCTCAGCCTCTCGTGTCACATCATCTCAAAGAGTTGAGGCACTGTCTCCTGGTTAAAGTGGAGCGTAAAGGCCTTTTTGTGTACTACGAGATCGCTGACGAGAGAATCATAGATATAGTGCGACAGCTAGCGCACCTGGCAACAGACCTGCTGTCGCAAAGAGATACATTTTAG
- the tsoA gene encoding LULAXC motif selenoprotein TsoA, with translation MSKGKIQELVETMDPHEAATELADAAKGLFSLLGEEALRDFLTKLIGDGGQDKITGLVHLULATCMDEGVDPTAMCRSLVDKFSQSEQLRSVAHPEILVLFEDWLEELENEAVTMIKRQGAITPENLSRDLGVSESGAMFLVTKLKRDGKI, from the coding sequence ATGAGCAAGGGCAAAATTCAGGAACTTGTCGAAACGATGGATCCGCATGAAGCGGCAACAGAACTGGCGGATGCAGCGAAAGGACTCTTTTCTCTGCTGGGCGAAGAAGCGCTTCGGGATTTTCTCACCAAGTTGATTGGAGATGGGGGCCAGGACAAGATCACCGGCCTCGTCCATTTGTGACTGGCCACCTGCATGGACGAAGGTGTCGATCCAACTGCAATGTGTCGGAGTCTAGTGGACAAATTCAGTCAGTCCGAGCAGTTACGCTCGGTGGCTCACCCGGAGATACTTGTGCTGTTCGAGGACTGGCTGGAAGAATTGGAAAACGAGGCAGTAACGATGATCAAACGGCAGGGAGCTATTACTCCTGAAAACCTTTCCAGAGATCTTGGTGTATCGGAATCCGGGGCAATGTTCCTTGTTACCAAACTCAAAAGAGACGGAAAGATTTAG